Proteins from a genomic interval of Zingiber officinale cultivar Zhangliang chromosome 2A, Zo_v1.1, whole genome shotgun sequence:
- the LOC122040550 gene encoding protein NRT1/ PTR FAMILY 8.3-like isoform X2, translating into MAVMLQMHQMLQFGEGVTMITLSSLTPSLKVPSCEEGSCHSANGGQTLAFFSGLYLVAFGSGGVKAALLPFGADQFSDDNIEERQRKSSFFSLFYVCLNIGGLFSSTVIVWIQENLSWALGFGITAVCIAIALVGFLLGTPAYHLRAPSGTSSLKSVLQVVIAAFSKIRLEAPLDSRLLYEVDDTTAQNFGRQRLAHSEEFRFLDKAAIVTDFDRKGTNLCNSWRLCTITRVEEAKILVRLLPIWIAGVIFSAAYCQMATTFIQQGSAMNTKIKSFSVPPASLSSFEVVSVMAWVLAYNKIIAPAARRIYNNEMGFSQLQRIGIGQFMMTLAMATAAFTESRRLHSAEAGAELTIAWQLPQYFIVAGSEAFCFIAQHEFFYSQAPETMKSMCTAISLLAISLGSYLSSLILTLVVRFTANGGSPGWIPDDLNKGHLDYYFLLLTSICTLNLTAYVFTSRNYRPKQVVRHTL; encoded by the exons ATGGCAGTAATGCTTCAAATGCATCAAATGTTGCAATTTGGGGAG GGGGTGACGATGATTACCTTGTCTTCTTTAACTCCATCACTGAAGGTACCTTCATGTGAAGAAGGTTCATGTCATTCAGCAAATGGAGGTCAGACTCTTGCATTTTTCTCTGGATTGTATCTTGTTGCATTTGGCAGTGGAGGTGTCAAGGCTGCTCTGCTTCCCTTCGGCGCAGATCAATTCAGTGATGACAACATCGAAGAAAGACAAAGGAAAAGTTctttctttagtttgttttatgtTTGCTTGAATATTGGTGGTCTATTTTCAAGCACTGTGATAGTGTGGATACAGGAAAATTTAAGCTGGGCACTTGGCTTTGGTATCACCGCAGTGTGCATAGCTATAGCTTTAGTTGGGTTTTTGTTAGGAACACCGGCATATCATTTGCGAGCGCCAAGTGGGACGAGTTCATTGAAGAGTGTTCTTCaggttgtgattgctgcattcaGTAAGATTCGGTTGGAAGCTCCTCTTGATAGCAGGCTCTTATACGAGGTGGATGATACAACCGCACAGAATTTCGGACGCCAAAGACTAGCACATTCTGAAGAATTCCG ATTTCTAGATAAGGCGGCTATAGTCACAGACTTTGACCGAAAGGGCACAAATCTTTGCAATTCTTGGAGGCTTTGTACAATAACTCGAGTCGAAGAGGCAAAGATACTCGTTCGTTTGCTGCCAATATGGATAGCTGGTGTCATCTTTTCAGCTGCATATTGTCAAATGGCAACTACTTTTATCCAGCAAGGGAgcgcaatgaacacaaagatcaAATCCTTCTCGGTTCCTCCTGCTTCTCTGTCTTCCTTTGAGGTTGTCAGTGTTATGGCCTGGGTCCTGGCTTACAACAAAATCATAGCTCCGGCGGCAAGAAGAATTTACAATAATGAAATGGGATTTTCTCAGCTACAGAGGATCGGGATCGGTCAATTTATGATGACCTTGGCAATGGCAACAGCTGCATTTACAGAGTCCCGAAGATTACACAGCGCCGAGGCTGGTGCAGAATTAACAATCGCTTGGCAACTGCCCCAGTACTTCATCGTGGCCGGCTCCGAGGCCTTCTGCTTCATCGCACAGCATGAATTCTTCTACAGCCAGGCACCTGAGACGATGAAGAGCATGTGCACAGCTATCTCATTGCTCGCCATCTCGCTGGGAAGTTACTTGAGTTCTCTTATTTTGACACTCGTGGTTCGATTCACGGCGAATGGAGGAAGTCCAGGGTGGATACCAGATGATCTGAACAAAGGCCACTTAGATTATTACTTCCTGTTGCTAACAAGCATCTGTACATTGAATCTCACAGCTTATGTTTTCACGTCGAGGAATTACAGGCCGAAGCAGGTCGTGCGGCACACACTTTGA
- the LOC122040551 gene encoding uncharacterized protein LOC122040551: MSKQRSGGRGAMRGDRRSSADASEAVLWREEEDDGGGVVEANGEEAGWKCWRHLSQPRYGVCPACLRDRLLLLCPDCARTRPCICGSFASSSSSSSSFSSRSSAEPIRSGSRRGDGAEIGAVGPVVRLIEREPAFQRSRSVGFQLLRSKSTAAAGADVEPSPSRSRGPKIWAPFWRRNQPMEDTKQPNLYRSRSVAAGHLPDAGAGAETEGIRKRLRWHFPSPIKALRSRIATAKAAVR, from the coding sequence ATGTCGAAGCAGAGAAGTGGAGGCCGAGGCGCGATGAGGGGCGACCGGAGATCCTCGGCCGATGCCTCGGAGGCGGTTCTGTGGCGAGAGGAAGAGGACGACGGCGGCGGAGTTGTGGAGGCGAATGGGGAAGAGGCCGGGTGGAAGTGCTGGCGGCACCTGTCGCAGCCTCGCTACGGCGTCTGCCCCGCTTGCCTCCGCGACCGCCTCCTCCTTCTCTGCCCTGATTGCGCCCGCACCCGCCCCTGCATTTGCGGTAGCTTcgcatcctcctcctcctcctcttcttctttttcttcccgtTCCTCCGCCGAGCCCATCAGATCCGGTTCTCGGAGAGGCGACGGCGCGGAGATCGGCGCGGTCGGGCCCGTCGTGCGTCTCATCGAGCGCGAGCCGGCCTTCCAGCGGTCGCGATCGGTCGGGTTCCAGCTTCTCAGGTCGAAGTCGACGGCCGCCGCCGGAGCCGACGTGGAGCCTTCGCCTTCGAGGTCGCGAGGGCCCAAGATTTGGGCGCCGTTTTGGAGGCGAAACCAGCCGATGGAGGACACAAAACAACCCAATCTCTACAGATCGAGGTCAGTGGCCGCCGGGCACTTGCCTGACGCCGGCGCCGGAGCGGAAACGGAGGGAATAAGGAAGCGGTTGCGGTGGCACTTCCCGAGCCCTATCAAGGCGTTGCGGAGCAGGATAGCGACGGCGAAGGCGGCGGTGCGGTAG
- the LOC122040549 gene encoding uncharacterized protein At1g51745-like, with protein MGVSEDGDGGGIAVHYSVGTIVWVRRRNGSWWPGRILGPEELSVSHLMSPRSGTPVKLLGREDASVDWYNLEKSKRVKAFRCGEFDGCIEKAESSLGVPVKKREKYARREDAILHALELERKQNEMKQQKQGIISDGIAANSLGIPKGEFTDFSPSQTVIRNEESSMQAKCPIRKSLTLPRNANLLYEEENGNNSSNIIVGKDSKQIGQKEGISSTINRVKGLQDLCPLISPKKKFLQSVASPNTKGPIENNVDSLPSAVHIVRGKGNARSSNLFMSIKRKRSQLEGGLVEESLVKKRDRCRPLVQVLQSSAQLQASQIDHFPGLVTLEGGKDDLGAVHRATQSKSIYLPLDSVDFPDNGGYSSDDVQTPSNQFEMEVCVDHSSFVEDCTSSEVIRTNDSDSSLVDYLETEIEERDILGDTDQLLASSRPNDHFPSSSHKSPDMENLEMSFSGYHSHPYEHSPAEVGVSQWHFKGKRNSRCLVKRPFDVRAEKICASKLDKFDGSAWLTAYGAKGPTLRMTKTESSSDMNAELGLCHIKSEQNHASEELDLIGDDVLQEQMNGYNGQNYPLAAKAARDLGRSQISFKNLESDSHLTSVFGWKADELSDRTHIELLEESDEFFDPLYTSFSRGMASNLFNVDLKVKTSYHGEQVPLVSLMSRFNGKAIIGHPVQVEILEDGSINQYFPSNHTFPDGNTTHRPVWRTARRTAMQRVPRSNPVTSSWENDEAIQSHYSKGENKCPPNVLFGYSKNQLRSTKKKLFYPHQPPSGDFLKTPHKKVNLPSQKTRTLSSFASEKKLGRANGEVRFARGCNLVGGLMKSEGQMPLITCVPAKVAFSRILEAVGRSSPTITLFRLSDAAIIDPL; from the exons ATGGGGGTTTCTGAGGATGGGGACGGCGGTGGTATCGCCGTTCATTACAGCGTTGGGACGATCGTCTGGGTGCGGCGGAGGAACGGATCCTGGTGGCCAGGAAGGATTCTTGGTCCTGAAGAGCTGTCGGTGTCTCATCTAATGTCCCCTAGGTCAGGGACGCCAGTTAAGCTACTCGGAAGGGAGGATGCTAGCGT GGACTGGTACAACTTAGAGAAATCCAAACGGGTTAAGGCATTTCGCTGTGGGGAGTTTGATGGTTGCATTGAAAAGGCTGAATCTTCTCTAGGAGTTCCTGTAAAGAAAAGGGAGAAATATGCACGGCGAGAGGATGCTATCCTTCATGCTCTTGAACTTGAAAGAAAGCAGAATGAAATGAAACAGCAAAAACAAGGCATCATATCCGATGGAATTGCTGCCAATAGTTTAGGTATTCCAAAAGGAGAGTTCACGGACTTTTCACCCTCACAGACTGTCATCAGAAATGAAGAGTCCTCGATGCAAGCTAAATGTCCTATTCGAAAGTCTCTGACACTTCCCAGGAATGCAAATCTTTTGTATGAGGAAGAAAATGGGAACAATTCTTCAAATATAATTGTAGGAAAGGATAGCAAGCAAATAGGACAAAAGGAAGGAATTTCTTCAACCATTAATCGGGTGAAAGGACTGCAGGATTTATGCCCACTGATTTCTCCAAAGAAAAAATTCCTTCAGTCAGTTGCTTCACCAAATACCAAGGGGCCCATTGAAAACAATGTGGATTCTCTTCCCAGTGCTGTGCATATAGTCAGAGGTAAAGGTAATGCCAGGAGCTCGAATCTTTTCATGTCAATTAAAAGAAAAAGGTCACAGTTGGAGGGTGGTTTGGTGGAAGAATCTCTAGTCAAAAAGCGGGATAGATGCCGACCACTAGTACAAGTTTTACAAAGTAGTGCACAGTTGCAGGCTTCTCAGATTGATCACTTTCCTGGACTTGTAACTCTGGAAGGGGGCAAAGATGATTTGGGTGCTGTACATCGGGCAACACAGAGCAAGTCTATCTATCTGCCATTGGATTCAGTTGATTTTCCTGATAATGGGGGTTATTCTTCTGATGATGTGCAAACACCATCCAACCAGTTCGAAATGGAAGTTTGTGTTGACCATTCTTCTTTCGTTGAAGATTGCACATCTTCGGAGGTGATAAGGACAAATGACTCTGATTCTTCACTAGTGGATTACTTGGAAACAGAGATAGAGGAAAGAGATATCCTAGGAG ATACTGATCAATTGCTTGCATCATCTAGACCAAATGATCACTTCCCTTCTTCATCTCATAAATCTCCAGATATGGAAAATCTCGAAATGTCATTTTCTGGTTACCACTCACATCCCTATGAACATTCTCCTGCTGAGGTGGGAGTTTCTCAATGGCACTTTAAGGGCAAACGCAACAGCCGTTGCCTAGTTAAGAGGCCATTTGATGTTAGGGCTGAGAAAATCTGTGCCTCCAAGTTAGATAAATTTGATGGTTCTGCATGGTTAACTGCTTATGGAGCCAAAGGTCCCACTTTGAGGATGACAAAAACGGAATCCTCTAGCGATATGAATGCTGAGCTAGGTTTATGTCATATTAAAAGTGAGCAAAATCATGCATCAGAGGAACTTGATTTAATTGGCGATGATGTTCTACAGGAACAAATGAATGGATATAATGGGCAAAATTATCCTTTAGCGGCTAAAGCTGCTAGGGATCTTGGTAGAAGTCAGATTAGCTTCAAAAATTTGGAAAGTGATTCACATTTAACATCTGTATTTGGCTGGAAAGCTGATGAACTATCTGATCGAACACACATAGAACTTTTGGAAGAATCTGATGAATTCTTTGATCCTCTTTATACTTCTTTCAGCCGAGGGATGGCGTCTAACCTATTTAATGTTGATCTGAAAGTCAAAACAAGCTATCACGGTGAACAAGTTCCTCTTGTTTCTTTAATGAGTAGATTTAATGGAAAAGCAATTATAGGGCACCCTGTGCAGGTTGAAATCTTAGAAGATGGTTCTATCAATCAATATTTTCCTAGCAATCACACTTTTCCTGATGGAAATACAACACACCGACCTGTCTGGAGGACTGCCAGAAGAACTGCCATGCAAAGAGTTCCTCGGTCAAATCCAGTAACATCATCTTGGGAAAATGATGAAGCTATACAATCTCATTATTCAAAGGGAGAAAACAAATGCCCGCCAAATGTGCTTTTTGGTTATTCAAAGAATCAGTTGAggtcaacaaagaagaaactaTTTTATCCTCACCAACCACCCTCAGGGGATTTCCTGAAGACAccacataaaaaagtaaactTGCCGAGCCAAAAAACTAGAACACTATCATCTTTTGCATCTGAAAAGAAACTTGGTCGTGCAAATGGTGAAGTCAGGTTTGCTAGGGGTTGTAATTTAGTGGGAGGTCTCATGAAATCAGAAGGGCAAATGCCTTTAATCACATGTGTCCCAGCAAAGGTAGCCTTTAGCAGGATTTTAGAAGCAGTTGGAAGGTCATCACCCACCATAACTCTATTTCGATTGTCAGATGCAGCAATAATTGATCCATTATAG
- the LOC122040550 gene encoding protein NRT1/ PTR FAMILY 8.3-like isoform X1, whose protein sequence is MEQDDYLEIGEQAPLIAKSCSSGHCNDTTLKEEHDEPLFPYRYNINKAPTIILGFECLESTAYYGIATNMVVYLGTVLNGSNASNASNVAIWGGTCYFTPLIGAVLTDSFLGNYKTILISLLIYLLGVTMITLSSLTPSLKVPSCEEGSCHSANGGQTLAFFSGLYLVAFGSGGVKAALLPFGADQFSDDNIEERQRKSSFFSLFYVCLNIGGLFSSTVIVWIQENLSWALGFGITAVCIAIALVGFLLGTPAYHLRAPSGTSSLKSVLQVVIAAFSKIRLEAPLDSRLLYEVDDTTAQNFGRQRLAHSEEFRFLDKAAIVTDFDRKGTNLCNSWRLCTITRVEEAKILVRLLPIWIAGVIFSAAYCQMATTFIQQGSAMNTKIKSFSVPPASLSSFEVVSVMAWVLAYNKIIAPAARRIYNNEMGFSQLQRIGIGQFMMTLAMATAAFTESRRLHSAEAGAELTIAWQLPQYFIVAGSEAFCFIAQHEFFYSQAPETMKSMCTAISLLAISLGSYLSSLILTLVVRFTANGGSPGWIPDDLNKGHLDYYFLLLTSICTLNLTAYVFTSRNYRPKQVVRHTL, encoded by the exons ATGGAACAAGATGACTATCTGGAGATAGGAGAGCAAGCGCCTTTGATTGCTAAG AGTTGTTCATCGGGCCATTGCAATGATACTACTTTGAAGGAAGAACATGATGAACCTCTATTTCCATATAGATACAACATTAATAAAGCTCCGACAATTATTTTGG GATTTGAATGCTTGGAGAGCACTGCTTATTATGGAATCGCAACAAACATGGTTGTATATCTTGGCACCGTCCTAAATGGCAGTAATGCTTCAAATGCATCAAATGTTGCAATTTGGGGAGGTACATGCTATTTCACACCGCTGATTGGAGCTGTACTAACTGATAGTTTCTTGGGAAATTACAAGACAATTTTGATCTCTCTTCTAATCTATCTCCTA GGGGTGACGATGATTACCTTGTCTTCTTTAACTCCATCACTGAAGGTACCTTCATGTGAAGAAGGTTCATGTCATTCAGCAAATGGAGGTCAGACTCTTGCATTTTTCTCTGGATTGTATCTTGTTGCATTTGGCAGTGGAGGTGTCAAGGCTGCTCTGCTTCCCTTCGGCGCAGATCAATTCAGTGATGACAACATCGAAGAAAGACAAAGGAAAAGTTctttctttagtttgttttatgtTTGCTTGAATATTGGTGGTCTATTTTCAAGCACTGTGATAGTGTGGATACAGGAAAATTTAAGCTGGGCACTTGGCTTTGGTATCACCGCAGTGTGCATAGCTATAGCTTTAGTTGGGTTTTTGTTAGGAACACCGGCATATCATTTGCGAGCGCCAAGTGGGACGAGTTCATTGAAGAGTGTTCTTCaggttgtgattgctgcattcaGTAAGATTCGGTTGGAAGCTCCTCTTGATAGCAGGCTCTTATACGAGGTGGATGATACAACCGCACAGAATTTCGGACGCCAAAGACTAGCACATTCTGAAGAATTCCG ATTTCTAGATAAGGCGGCTATAGTCACAGACTTTGACCGAAAGGGCACAAATCTTTGCAATTCTTGGAGGCTTTGTACAATAACTCGAGTCGAAGAGGCAAAGATACTCGTTCGTTTGCTGCCAATATGGATAGCTGGTGTCATCTTTTCAGCTGCATATTGTCAAATGGCAACTACTTTTATCCAGCAAGGGAgcgcaatgaacacaaagatcaAATCCTTCTCGGTTCCTCCTGCTTCTCTGTCTTCCTTTGAGGTTGTCAGTGTTATGGCCTGGGTCCTGGCTTACAACAAAATCATAGCTCCGGCGGCAAGAAGAATTTACAATAATGAAATGGGATTTTCTCAGCTACAGAGGATCGGGATCGGTCAATTTATGATGACCTTGGCAATGGCAACAGCTGCATTTACAGAGTCCCGAAGATTACACAGCGCCGAGGCTGGTGCAGAATTAACAATCGCTTGGCAACTGCCCCAGTACTTCATCGTGGCCGGCTCCGAGGCCTTCTGCTTCATCGCACAGCATGAATTCTTCTACAGCCAGGCACCTGAGACGATGAAGAGCATGTGCACAGCTATCTCATTGCTCGCCATCTCGCTGGGAAGTTACTTGAGTTCTCTTATTTTGACACTCGTGGTTCGATTCACGGCGAATGGAGGAAGTCCAGGGTGGATACCAGATGATCTGAACAAAGGCCACTTAGATTATTACTTCCTGTTGCTAACAAGCATCTGTACATTGAATCTCACAGCTTATGTTTTCACGTCGAGGAATTACAGGCCGAAGCAGGTCGTGCGGCACACACTTTGA
- the LOC122040552 gene encoding 50S ribosomal protein L19-1, chloroplastic-like: MLGGVSRRWLSSAVRSAGALHCRASLASPYASTSSATAAPNVVLHPAEKKLKLHNELLKSHNGVFRPCNAGDNYFLRYMSTTGQPEVSDTEESSIESPVAEHPPRIKFKRPDKTAKYIMNILDKEEVGKVQAEREIPDIRPGYIIQLKVEVPENKRRTSSIKGIVIARRNAGLNTTFRLRRMVAGVGIESVYPLYSPNIKEIKVLDKKRVRRAKLYYLRERMNPFKP, translated from the exons ATGCTGGGTGGAGTTTCGAGGAGATGGCTCTCATCTGCAGTGCGATCTGCCGGTGCTCTGCACTGCCGGGCGTCCCTTGCCTCGCCCTACGCTTCCACCTCATCTGCCACAGCGGCACCGAACGTAGTCCTCCATCCGGcg GAGAAAAAGCTGAAGTTGCACAATGAGTTGCTGAAATCTCATAATGGGGTATTCAGGCCTTGCAATGCTGGTGATAATTATTTCCTAAGGTACATGAGTACCACTGGCCAACCTGAGGTATCTGACACGGAAGAGAGCTCTATTGAATCCCCAGTAGCTGAGCATCCTCCGCGGATCAAATTCAAAAGGCCTGACAAAACTGCTAAGTACATTATGAAT attttagacaAAGAAGAAGTGGGCAAAGTGCAAGCTGAGAGAGAGATTCCTGACATAAGACCTGGATATATTATCCAGCTAAAAGTG GAAGTGCCTGAAAACAAACGTAGGACTTCAAGTATAAAAGGCATTGTGATAGCAAGGCGAAATGCAGGTCTTAATACAACATTCAGATTGCGGAGAATGGTAGCTGGTGTCGGGATTGAATCTGTTTACCCTTT GTACTCACCAAATATTAAGGAGATCAAAGTGCTGGACAAGAAGAGAGTGAGGAGGGCAAAACTTTATTACCTCAGGGAAAGAATGAATCCATTCAAGCCATGA
- the LOC122040387 gene encoding protein EARLY RESPONSIVE TO DEHYDRATION 15-like yields the protein MAVSRGVVGRSSLNPNAPLFVPMLFQQVEDFSPEWWELVQTTPWFRDHWFHQYQEQEMFDGEDSFDFGLTELPEVLDIDLDGAGFSEHVEMDKTISGATKKHDKHLFPKEFETDTLKALMLNLSSKSPKNGARPLSVLDKHREKPVQCVSPKFGPRRIIHQPR from the exons ATGGCTGTGTCTCGTGGAGTGGTAGGAAGGTCGTCGTTGAATCCGAATGCCCCACTCTTTGTTCCGATGCTGTTTCAGCAGGTTGAAGATTTCTCCCCCGAATGGTGGGAGTTGGTGCAGACGACTCCATGGTTCCGTGATCACTGGTTCCATCAGTACCAGGAGCAAGAGATGTTTGACGGCGAGGACTCATTCGACTTTGGGTTGACTGAACTTCCCGAGGTGCTCGATATAGATTTGGATGGAGCCGGTTTCAGTGAACATGTTGAGATGGACAAGACTATTTCTGGAGCTACAAAGAAGCACGATAAGCACCTGTTCCCCAAAG AGTTTGAGACTGATACCTTGAAGGCATTAATGTTGAACCTGAGCTCCAAATCTCCGAAAAACGGTGCGAGGCCTCTGTCGGTTCTGGACAAGCACCGCGAAAAGCCGGTGCAGTGCGTGAGCCCAAAGTTTGGCCCTCGCCGCATCATTCACCAGCCTCGCTGA